The following are from one region of the Nicotiana tomentosiformis chromosome 7, ASM39032v3, whole genome shotgun sequence genome:
- the LOC104094171 gene encoding uncharacterized protein, with amino-acid sequence MGDATQTQSQSQSLLPKNIAYNRSKSHAYDELRSFRRWLKWMCVDQSDTWSTCLSWFVFIVFTIVVPCLSHFLLACADCDATHDRPYDNVVQLSLSGVAALSFICLSGFVKKFGLRRFLFLDKLCDESETVRKGYMQQLHRSLKILFIFVLPCFAAESIYKIWWYSSGGTQIPFLGNVIVSDTVACILELSSWLYRTTVFFLVCVLFRLICYLQILRLQDFAQVFHVDSDVESVLREHLRIRRHLRIISHRYRRFIVLALVFITASQFASLFMSTRSSSDLHIYKSGELALCSVSLLAGLLILLRSAVRITHKAQAVTCLAAKWHVCATIDSFDSVEGETPPISQIASNQVFPVSSQGSSDADDVGDEEDELDNTQFVPSYAYSTISFQKRQALVTYFENNRAGVTLYGFMLDRSYLHTIFGIELALVLWLLGKTIGIS; translated from the exons ATGGGAGACGCAACCCAAACCCAAAGCCAAAGCCAATCTTTACTGCCCAAAAACATAGCATATAACCGTAGCAAATCGCATGCGTACGATGAATTGCGCAGTTTTAGGAGATGGCTAAAGTGGATGTGTGTAGATCAATCTGATACTTGGTCTACTTGTCTTTCTTGGTTTGTTTTCATAGTGTTTACAATTGTTGTCCCTTGTCTCTCCCATTTCCTTTTGGCTTGTGCCGACTGCGATGCCACTCACGATCGGCCTTATGACAACGTTGTTCAGTTGTCTCTCAGTGGCGTTGCTGCTCTCTCCTTCATATGTCTTTCTGGGTTCGTTAAGAAATTTGGGCTTCGTAGGTTCTTGTTCCTTGATAAGCTTTGTGATGAGAGTGAGACCGTCAGAAAAGGATACATGCAACAACTCCAT AGATCATTGAAGATCCTATTCATTTTTGTGCTGCCATGTTTTGCTGCTGAAAGCATATATAAGATTTGGTGGTACAGTTCAGGTGGAACCCAAATCCCTTTCTTAGGTAATGTCATTGTGAGTGACACCGTCGCGTGCATTCTGGAGCTGAGCTCCTGGCTCTATAGGACGACCGTGTTCTTCCTAGTGTGTGTCCTTTTCCGCTTGATCTGTTACCTTCAGATTCTTCGGTTACAAGATTTTGCTCAGGTCTTCCATGTGGATTCTGATGTTGAGTCAGTGTTGAGAGAGCACCTTAGAATCAGGAGGCACTTGCGGATCATTAGCCATAGGTATCGTAGGTTTATCGTGTTGGCATTGGTATTCATCACAGCGAGTCAATTTGCCTCCCTTTTCATGAGCACAAGATCAAGTTCTGATCTTCATATCTACAAGAGTGGTGAACTTGCG CTGTGTTCTGTCAGCCTTCTTGCTGGGCTTTTGATACTGTTGAGAAGTGCAGTCAGGATTACTCATAAAGCACAAGCTGTTACATGCTTAGCAGCCAAGTGGCATGTGTGTGCAACAATAGACTCTTTTGATTCAGTTGAGGGTGAAACTCCTCCAATTTCTCAAATAGCCAGCAACCAAGTTTTCCCTGTGAGTTCTCAAGGATCATCCGATGCTGACGATGTTGGAGATGAAGAAGATGAGCTTGACAATACACAATTTGTTCCCTCTTATGCCTATAGCACTATTTCATTCCAGAAAAGGCAGGCACTAG TGACATATTTTGAGAACAATAGAGCAGGAGTTACTCTATATGGCTTTATGCTGGACAGAAGTTATCTTCACACCATTTTTGGTATAGAACTCGCGCTGGTGCTCTGGTTGCTCGGGAAAACTATTGGCATTTCTTGA
- the LOC104094169 gene encoding EH domain-containing protein 1-like isoform X1, protein MEFDTSPINRCSKEHEKIYQEWFNFADSDGDGRLTGGDATKFFAMSNLPRPELKQVWAIADSKRQGFLSFREFVIAMQLVSLAQAGHAVTNDLLNADVDFENLLPPAMEGLDVFLAKKKPMPKSEPDQNGSAPVPSAPATSWFSSSKSAKKVSLTSVTSIVDGLKKLYIQKLKPLEVAYHFNDFVSPLLANSDFDAKPMVMLLGQYSTGKTTFIKHLLKTSYPGAHIGPEPTTDRFVVVMNGPDERSIPGNTIAVQADMPFSGLTTFGTAFLSKFECSQMPHPLLEHITLVDTPGVLSGEKQRTQRSYDFTGVTSWFAAKCDLILLLFDPHKLDISDEFKRVIASLRGHDDKIRVVLNKADQVDTQQLMRVYGALMWSLGKVLNTPEVARVYIGSFNDKPMNEAATGPLGKELFEKEQDDLLTDLKNIPKKACDRRINEFVKRARAAKIHAYIIGHLRKEMPAMIGKAKTQQRLIDELENEFGKVQREFHLPAGDFPNVEHFREVLGGYSFDRFEKLKPKMIQDVDDMLGYDIPELLKNFRNPYD, encoded by the exons ATGGAGTTTGATACAAGTCCCATTAATCGATGTTCCAAAGAGCATGAGAAGATCTATCAAGAATGGTTCAATTTCGCGGATTCAG ATGGAGATGGACGTCTCACTGGAGGAGATGCCACAAAGTTCTTTGCCATGTCCAATTTGCCTCGTCCTGAGCTCAAGCAG GTGTGGGCAATTGCAGATTCCAAGCGACAAGGTTTTCTCAGTTTTAGAGAATTTGTTATTGCAATGCAG TTGGTCTCTCTGGCGCAAGCTGGCCATGCAGTAACCAATGATCTTTTAAATGCTGATG TTGATTTTGAAAATTTGCTACCCCCTGCAATGGAAGGTCTGGATGTCTTTCTTGCT AAGAAGAAGCCCATGCCTAAAAGCGAACCTGATCAGAATG GCAGTGCTCCTGTCCCGTCTGCACCAGCAACTAGTTGGTTTTCATCATCAAAATCTGCAAAGAAG GTCTCTTTAACCTCTGTCACATCAATAGTTGATGGACTGAAGAAGTTGTACATCCAAAAGCTAAAGCCGCTAGAAGTCGCATATCACTTTAATGATTTTGTCTCTCCATTGTTG GCGAATAGTGATTTTGATGCCAAGCCGATGGTCATGCTTTTGGGTCAATACTCCACAGGCAAAACCACATTCATTAAACATTTACTCAAAACCAGTTATCCAG GTGCTCACATTGGTCCGGAGCCTACAACAGATAGATTTGTGGTTGTCATG AACGGGCCGGATGAAAGAAGTATTCCAGGAAATACAATTGCTGTTCAAGCAGATATGCCATTTAGCGGTCTGACAACTTTCGGAACTGcatttttgtcaaagtttgagTGTTCTCAAATGCCGCATCCT TTGTTGGAGCATATTACTCTGGTGGATACTCCTGGAGTTTTATCTGGGGAAAAGCAGAGAACACAAAGGAGCTATGACTTTACTGGTGTGACGTCCTGGTTTGCTGCCAAGTGCGATCTCATCCTTCTTTTGTTTGATCCCCACAAGCTTGATATAAGCGATGAGTTCAAACGTGTGATTGCTTCTCTTCGAGGCCATGATGATAAGATACGTGTGGTTTTGAACAAGGCTGACCAAGTTGATACTCAACAA CTTATGAGGGTTTATGGAGCATTGATGTGGTCTTTGGGGAAAGTTCTAAATACTCCTGAAGTTGCTCGCGTCTACATAGG ATCATTTAATGACAAACCAATGAATGAAGCTGCTACAGGACCACTTGGGAAAGAACTTTTTGAAAAGGAACAAGATGATCTCCTTACAGACTTGAAAAACATACCAAAGAAGGCTTGTGATCGTCGC ATCAATGAATTTGTAAAACGTGCCAGAGCTGCGAAGATACATGCATACATAATAGGTCATCTCAGAAAGGAGATGCCTGCTATGATAGGCAAAGCCAAGACACAGCAGAGACTCATTGATGAATTGGAAAATGAATTTGGAAAG GTTCAAAGGGAATTCCATCTGCCTGCCGGGGATTTTCCAAATGTCGAACACTTCAGGGAAGTTCTTGGTGGTTATAGCTTTGATAGGTTTGAGAAGTTGAAGCCCAAGATGATACAAGATGTTGACGATATGCTTGGTTATGACATCCCTGAACTTCTCAAGAATTTCAGGAATCCTTATGACTAA
- the LOC104094169 gene encoding EH domain-containing protein 1-like isoform X2 gives MQLVSLAQAGHAVTNDLLNADVDFENLLPPAMEGLDVFLAKKKPMPKSEPDQNGSAPVPSAPATSWFSSSKSAKKVSLTSVTSIVDGLKKLYIQKLKPLEVAYHFNDFVSPLLANSDFDAKPMVMLLGQYSTGKTTFIKHLLKTSYPGAHIGPEPTTDRFVVVMNGPDERSIPGNTIAVQADMPFSGLTTFGTAFLSKFECSQMPHPLLEHITLVDTPGVLSGEKQRTQRSYDFTGVTSWFAAKCDLILLLFDPHKLDISDEFKRVIASLRGHDDKIRVVLNKADQVDTQQLMRVYGALMWSLGKVLNTPEVARVYIGSFNDKPMNEAATGPLGKELFEKEQDDLLTDLKNIPKKACDRRINEFVKRARAAKIHAYIIGHLRKEMPAMIGKAKTQQRLIDELENEFGKVQREFHLPAGDFPNVEHFREVLGGYSFDRFEKLKPKMIQDVDDMLGYDIPELLKNFRNPYD, from the exons ATGCAG TTGGTCTCTCTGGCGCAAGCTGGCCATGCAGTAACCAATGATCTTTTAAATGCTGATG TTGATTTTGAAAATTTGCTACCCCCTGCAATGGAAGGTCTGGATGTCTTTCTTGCT AAGAAGAAGCCCATGCCTAAAAGCGAACCTGATCAGAATG GCAGTGCTCCTGTCCCGTCTGCACCAGCAACTAGTTGGTTTTCATCATCAAAATCTGCAAAGAAG GTCTCTTTAACCTCTGTCACATCAATAGTTGATGGACTGAAGAAGTTGTACATCCAAAAGCTAAAGCCGCTAGAAGTCGCATATCACTTTAATGATTTTGTCTCTCCATTGTTG GCGAATAGTGATTTTGATGCCAAGCCGATGGTCATGCTTTTGGGTCAATACTCCACAGGCAAAACCACATTCATTAAACATTTACTCAAAACCAGTTATCCAG GTGCTCACATTGGTCCGGAGCCTACAACAGATAGATTTGTGGTTGTCATG AACGGGCCGGATGAAAGAAGTATTCCAGGAAATACAATTGCTGTTCAAGCAGATATGCCATTTAGCGGTCTGACAACTTTCGGAACTGcatttttgtcaaagtttgagTGTTCTCAAATGCCGCATCCT TTGTTGGAGCATATTACTCTGGTGGATACTCCTGGAGTTTTATCTGGGGAAAAGCAGAGAACACAAAGGAGCTATGACTTTACTGGTGTGACGTCCTGGTTTGCTGCCAAGTGCGATCTCATCCTTCTTTTGTTTGATCCCCACAAGCTTGATATAAGCGATGAGTTCAAACGTGTGATTGCTTCTCTTCGAGGCCATGATGATAAGATACGTGTGGTTTTGAACAAGGCTGACCAAGTTGATACTCAACAA CTTATGAGGGTTTATGGAGCATTGATGTGGTCTTTGGGGAAAGTTCTAAATACTCCTGAAGTTGCTCGCGTCTACATAGG ATCATTTAATGACAAACCAATGAATGAAGCTGCTACAGGACCACTTGGGAAAGAACTTTTTGAAAAGGAACAAGATGATCTCCTTACAGACTTGAAAAACATACCAAAGAAGGCTTGTGATCGTCGC ATCAATGAATTTGTAAAACGTGCCAGAGCTGCGAAGATACATGCATACATAATAGGTCATCTCAGAAAGGAGATGCCTGCTATGATAGGCAAAGCCAAGACACAGCAGAGACTCATTGATGAATTGGAAAATGAATTTGGAAAG GTTCAAAGGGAATTCCATCTGCCTGCCGGGGATTTTCCAAATGTCGAACACTTCAGGGAAGTTCTTGGTGGTTATAGCTTTGATAGGTTTGAGAAGTTGAAGCCCAAGATGATACAAGATGTTGACGATATGCTTGGTTATGACATCCCTGAACTTCTCAAGAATTTCAGGAATCCTTATGACTAA